In a genomic window of Pontibacter liquoris:
- a CDS encoding efflux RND transporter periplasmic adaptor subunit has protein sequence MRITYAWLLAAIMSPAILASCGGKEDVKQQNPAAMAVPVTAYPVKKQAVTGTDTYPGNIVSLQEVELRPQVSGYITNIFVQDGQRVTKGQKLYEIDRTRYQAAYQQAKANLQSAQANLERNQKDLQRYETLEAREAIAKQQVDYARTNVQTAQAQVAAARAQVSSAANELSYAIITAPFDGVIGISNVRVGAQVSPGQPLLNTIYSMAPIAADFVINEQEVPRFANYMSNPKAQPDSLFTIALNNGQVYPHVGKLITVDRSIGRQSGTTTVRVEFPNPERQLIPGMTVDVRVLNQDIGQQVVIPYKAVTEQLGEYFVYVIQGDSVHQQNVQLGTRFNGNVVVREGLAADQNIVLEGIQKLREGAKVQVGDAAAQQQAPAKR, from the coding sequence ATGAGAATCACATACGCATGGTTGCTGGCAGCCATAATGAGCCCGGCTATACTTGCCTCCTGCGGCGGGAAAGAAGATGTAAAGCAGCAGAACCCGGCCGCCATGGCGGTGCCGGTTACCGCTTATCCTGTAAAAAAACAAGCCGTGACCGGCACCGACACCTATCCGGGCAACATTGTATCACTACAGGAAGTGGAGCTGCGGCCCCAGGTATCGGGCTATATCACCAACATTTTTGTGCAGGACGGACAGCGGGTTACCAAAGGACAGAAACTTTACGAAATAGACCGCACCCGCTACCAGGCGGCCTACCAGCAGGCAAAAGCCAACCTGCAATCGGCACAGGCAAACCTGGAGCGCAACCAGAAGGATCTTCAGCGCTACGAAACCCTGGAAGCCCGTGAAGCAATTGCCAAACAGCAGGTAGATTATGCCCGCACCAACGTGCAGACTGCCCAGGCCCAGGTTGCCGCGGCCCGCGCGCAGGTAAGCAGCGCAGCCAATGAGCTGAGCTATGCCATAATCACAGCGCCTTTCGACGGGGTAATCGGTATTTCGAATGTCCGGGTCGGGGCGCAGGTATCGCCGGGGCAGCCACTCCTGAACACCATTTACAGCATGGCGCCTATCGCTGCGGATTTTGTTATTAACGAGCAAGAAGTACCGCGTTTTGCCAATTATATGAGCAATCCCAAGGCGCAGCCGGATTCTCTGTTCACCATTGCCCTGAACAACGGCCAGGTATACCCACATGTAGGAAAACTCATTACCGTAGATCGTTCCATCGGGCGTCAGTCGGGCACCACCACCGTGCGGGTGGAGTTTCCGAACCCCGAGCGCCAGCTTATACCCGGCATGACAGTTGATGTGCGCGTGCTGAACCAGGATATCGGCCAGCAGGTGGTGATTCCTTACAAAGCCGTGACAGAGCAGCTGGGCGAGTATTTTGTGTATGTGATCCAGGGCGATTCGGTGCACCAGCAGAATGTGCAGCTGGGTACCCGCTTTAACGGCAACGTGGTGGTGCGCGAGGGGCTGGCGGCCGATCAGAACATCGTGCTGGAAGGCATTCAGAAGCTGCGCGAGGGCGCCAAAGTACAGGTGGGCGACGCGGCAGCGCAGCAACAGGCCCCGGCCAAACGCTAA
- a CDS encoding TolC family protein — translation MKLINCFKPLLLGMLLFPSARLLAQTKPATPAQQTLTLEQCVAYALKNRAAVEQALLDEEIGQHEIKANLSGWLPQISANYGGTHLFKLQQQPFGGEVRTIGQKYTSNILLQATQTLYSSELLLASKASRYTRQQLALDIQNNKINTVVDVSKAFYDILFTQEQLRILDENVARQEKQYNDARSRFDVGLVDKTDYQRAAITLANIRSDRNRAQASIKAKVALLKQLMGYPVASDLDLSYDYNLMQQAVLLDTTEVINFANRIELQQLQTQQQLQQLNTAYYKWSFLPTVSSYINYNWLYFNDTFSGLYSQSYPTSGVGLQVSLPIFQGTRRLQNLKIAQLQEQRLELETENTRKAINTEYQAALARYKSDYYEWTTLRDNVTLAREVYDVIKLQYDEGIKAYVDLVVAETDLRTAQLNYYNALYNVLASKLDYQRALGTINIQ, via the coding sequence ATGAAATTAATTAACTGTTTTAAGCCATTGCTGCTGGGGATGCTGCTGTTCCCCTCCGCCCGGCTGCTGGCACAAACAAAACCGGCCACCCCAGCGCAGCAAACGCTGACCCTGGAGCAATGCGTGGCATACGCCTTAAAGAACAGGGCTGCCGTGGAGCAGGCTTTGCTGGATGAGGAAATCGGGCAGCACGAGATCAAAGCGAACTTATCGGGCTGGTTACCCCAGATTTCGGCCAACTATGGTGGCACCCATCTTTTTAAGTTACAGCAACAGCCTTTTGGCGGCGAAGTGCGCACCATTGGGCAGAAGTATACTTCCAATATTTTGCTGCAGGCCACGCAAACGCTCTATAGCTCGGAGCTGCTGCTTGCTTCTAAAGCATCCCGTTATACCCGTCAGCAACTAGCCCTCGATATCCAGAACAATAAAATAAATACGGTGGTGGATGTGAGCAAGGCCTTCTATGACATCCTCTTCACGCAGGAGCAGCTCCGCATCCTGGACGAAAACGTAGCCCGCCAGGAAAAGCAGTATAACGATGCCCGCAGCCGTTTTGATGTAGGCCTGGTAGATAAGACCGACTACCAGCGGGCGGCCATTACGCTGGCCAACATCCGCAGCGACCGCAACCGAGCGCAGGCAAGTATAAAAGCCAAGGTTGCCCTGCTCAAGCAACTCATGGGCTACCCCGTAGCATCCGACCTGGACCTAAGCTATGATTATAACCTGATGCAGCAGGCCGTACTCCTGGATACCACTGAAGTGATAAACTTTGCCAACCGCATCGAGCTGCAGCAACTCCAGACCCAGCAGCAGTTGCAGCAGCTCAACACGGCTTATTATAAATGGAGCTTCCTGCCCACTGTTTCCTCCTACATCAACTATAACTGGCTCTATTTTAACGATACCTTTTCGGGGCTTTACAGCCAGTCCTACCCTACTTCGGGCGTGGGCCTGCAGGTGTCGCTCCCTATTTTCCAGGGTACCCGCCGCCTGCAGAACCTGAAGATCGCCCAGTTGCAGGAGCAGCGCCTGGAGCTGGAAACCGAAAATACCCGCAAGGCCATCAACACCGAATACCAGGCTGCTCTGGCCCGTTACAAAAGCGATTACTACGAGTGGACGACCCTGCGCGATAATGTGACGCTGGCCAGGGAAGTATATGACGTGATCAAACTGCAGTATGACGAAGGCATCAAAGCCTATGTAGACCTGGTAGTGGCTGAAACCGACCTGCGCACGGCGCAGCTGAACTACTACAACGCCCTCTACAATGTGCTGGCCAGCAAACTCGATTACCAGCGCGCGCTGGGTACCATAAACATCCAATAA
- a CDS encoding TetR/AcrR family transcriptional regulator, protein MLALVKENGFHGTPMSMVARHAGVAAGTIYHYFESKEKLICELFGYIRKQMIAAVAKGDAEPLSYKDRFYSIWMNLYRFYEANPDMLWYIEQFVNSPYNTRKPEAGPDAFHSQLFSFFSRGVTEGYLKDMNPEILGILAHVNIIMTAKMQGKGQVVISDPELQQIAQLLWDGMCRHPGTS, encoded by the coding sequence ATGCTGGCCCTGGTAAAGGAAAATGGCTTCCATGGCACACCCATGAGTATGGTGGCGCGGCATGCCGGCGTAGCAGCCGGTACCATTTACCATTATTTCGAAAGCAAAGAGAAGCTGATCTGTGAGCTCTTCGGCTATATCCGAAAGCAGATGATAGCAGCGGTAGCGAAAGGCGATGCCGAGCCTCTCTCGTACAAAGACCGCTTTTATTCTATCTGGATGAACCTTTACCGGTTTTATGAGGCGAACCCGGACATGCTATGGTACATCGAACAGTTTGTGAATTCGCCGTATAATACGAGGAAACCCGAAGCCGGTCCCGATGCCTTTCATTCCCAGCTCTTCAGCTTTTTCAGTAGGGGTGTAACGGAAGGCTATTTAAAAGACATGAACCCCGAGATCCTTGGAATTTTAGCCCATGTAAACATTATCATGACCGCTAAAATGCAGGGCAAAGGCCAGGTTGTAATTTCAGACCCTGAATTACAGCAGATCGCCCAGTTGCTGTGGGATGGCATGTGCCGCCACCCCGGCACCTCCTGA